From Panthera uncia isolate 11264 chromosome E1, Puncia_PCG_1.0, whole genome shotgun sequence, one genomic window encodes:
- the LOC125926528 gene encoding keratin-associated protein 9-2-like, whose amino-acid sequence MTHSCCSSCCQPMCCRTTCCRTTCCQPSCCGCSGCGHNGGGSSGCGSSCCQPCCCPACCHTTCCRTTCCQPSCCGSSGCGHNCGGSSGCGSSCCQPCCCPTCCHTTCCRTTCCQPSCCGSSGCGSSGCGQNCCGSHCCQSGC is encoded by the coding sequence ATGACCCACTCGTGCTGCTCCTCTTGCTGCCAGCCTATGTGCTGCAGGACCACCTGCTGCCGGACCACCTGCTGCCAGCCCAGCTGCTGTGGGTGTAGCGGCTGTGGACACAACGGCGGTGGGTCTAGCGGCTGTGGGTCCAGCTGCTGCCAGCCTTGCTGCTGTCCAGCTTGCTGTCACACCACCTGCTGCCGGACCACCTGCTGCCAGCCCAGCTGCTGTGGGTCCAGCGGCTGTGGACACAACTGCGGTGGGTCTAGCGGCTGTGGGTCGAGCTGCTGCCAGCCTTGCTGCTGCCCAACTTGCTGTCACACCACCTGCTGCCGGACCACCTGCTGCCAGCCCAGCTGTTGTGGGTCCAGCGGCTGTGGGTCCAGCGGCTGTGGACAAAACTGCTGTGGGTCCCACTGCTGCCAGTCAGGTTGCTGA